From Lucilia cuprina isolate Lc7/37 chromosome 4, ASM2204524v1, whole genome shotgun sequence:
AAGAAGAAGTAAGTTTCATAGTTTAGAACTTATTTGGATCTAGTTCGGTTGTagcttagttcagttctagttcgtttctacctttagttaagttttggttctagatcaattctagtttaaatctagttcagttctagttcggttctagtttagttctagttcagttctagttcagttctaattcagttctagttcagttctagttcagttctagttcagttctagttcagttctagttcagttctagttNNNNNNNNNNNNNNNNNNNNNNNNNNNNNNNNNNNNNNNNNNNNNNNNNNNNNNNNNNNNNNNNNNNNNNNNNNNNNNNNNNNNNNNNNNNNNNNNNNNNTTACAAAtatgtaaaagaaaagaaaaatttagaacaatttttaaatatttattgtaagttttaaaaattcataacttTTGATAGTCCAAAGAatggtaaaaaaatttttaaaacaaatgaatcAATAACGCATATAATAAAAGATAATTCGGGAAATTCAGAGTATGGATTAATaattaatgtaattattttaaatattaaaatcactCTATAAATTTCCCAAAAGTGCCTATTTAACTCAAAACCAGTATACAGGGGGATTTGCGTGTGTTATGAATTGATTAATTAAAGTTATTCCAGCCAGTTTTCCCtagatatttttgaatattaaattttttaatactttacacTATTATTTAGGAAATGGTTCAAACTCAATTCATCATTTGCAAAATCTCCTAAAACAATTGTGAACAAATCTTTATGTTATACCTAATTTTagctgatatttttttaattttatattacttttgtattatttttaattcaaataattttaactactatgtatgtttttttataaccaatatgcctaaaaatatactacatatttaataaaaaaaaacgtaatattttataaaagaaaaacaaacttgtTTTAAAGTATATGGaagttttattgtttctttCAGTGCATATTGATTGTGCTTCAGATTTTGAATACAATATTCTTACCCTTGCAGTCTTCTTGTTTATTCTCCTTAAACCAATTTCATGGTTATGGTTTTAGTTTCCAAATAATTATCCAAACCATCTTTGCCCAATTCACGTCCCATGCCAGATTGTTTGTAGCCGCCAAAAGGTGTTTGTGGCAAAACTGCATCGTAACAATTTATCCATACGGATCCGGCATCTACATTATTGGCAAAATGCATGGCCTTGTTAATATCATTGGTAATGACACCTGCAGCCAAGCCGTATTTGACATTGTTAGCACGTTCAATGATTTCGTCTACGGAGCT
This genomic window contains:
- the LOC124419707 gene encoding aldehyde dehydrogenase, cytosolic 2-like, translated to MKSQSYFNLIIFRIIEKLFYFQSKLQIFGPVQSIFKFSSVDEIIERANNVKYGLAAGVITNDINKAMHFANNVDAGSVWINCYDAVLPQTPFGGYKQSGMGRELGKDGLDNYLETKTITMKLV